In one Gossypium hirsutum isolate 1008001.06 chromosome D09, Gossypium_hirsutum_v2.1, whole genome shotgun sequence genomic region, the following are encoded:
- the LOC107892324 gene encoding agamous-like MADS-box protein MADS2 isoform X2 yields MLLFEMPMLLWRNLLGEDLGLLNSKELEQLEHQLEPSLKHVRSTKERPWSYMVEMARIESVYRKVEFLLAVTRYCRE; encoded by the exons ATGCTGCTATTCGAGATGCCAATGCTGCTTTGGAG GAATCTCCTTGGTGAGGACTTGGGTCTATTGAACTCAAAGGAGCTTGAGCAGCTTGAGCATCAACTAGAGCCATCCTTGAAACATGTCCGCTCCACCAAG GAAAGGCCCTGGAGTTATATGGTTGAAATGGCCAGGATTGAATCG GTTTACAGGAAAGTTGAGTTCCTTCTAGCTGTGACGAGGTATTGCAGAGAATAA
- the LOC107892324 gene encoding agamous-like MADS-box protein AGL9 homolog isoform X1, whose protein sequence is MLLFEMPMLLWRNLLGEDLGLLNSKELEQLEHQLEPSLKHVRSTKTSQAMASALNVVQTSHSYGDLMLLMKAAELQQERPWSYMVEMARIESVYRKVEFLLAVTRYCRE, encoded by the exons ATGCTGCTATTCGAGATGCCAATGCTGCTTTGGAG GAATCTCCTTGGTGAGGACTTGGGTCTATTGAACTCAAAGGAGCTTGAGCAGCTTGAGCATCAACTAGAGCCATCCTTGAAACATGTCCGCTCCACCAAG ACTAGTCAAGCTATGGCAAGTGCTCTCAATGTTGTACAAACATCTCATTCGTATGGGGATTTAATGCTCCTAATGAAAGCTGCTGAACTGCAACAA GAAAGGCCCTGGAGTTATATGGTTGAAATGGCCAGGATTGAATCG GTTTACAGGAAAGTTGAGTTCCTTCTAGCTGTGACGAGGTATTGCAGAGAATAA